The proteins below come from a single Leptospiraceae bacterium genomic window:
- a CDS encoding sodium:solute symporter gives MEIVIFITILIGFIFIGYKESKYVKDDSSYLLANRKTGLFALVATLVMTEFNTSTLLGFSSAGYSVGLWGLTLPFVFLFGLGFYTITVSKKWKKLNGMSVAELFTLRYGKGVGTTASLFLITAMIGFSATYIKSMTLIFQPFLPNLNPFILSAGLVSIVLFMTLRGGLVSVINTDIFGFLGTIVIIPLLFYFVYSQKNISTEEMIRVFPAESTNALPIRYIGSLVILTMFTYIAAPWYGQKIFAAASEKTAFLAVGISSILVFALYGFPILALTYLKLNGVVLTNPEEGIPYIIKNYFPTGLKAAAFAILFAAAATTLSGIWSALTTMLVGDYLLSSKNPTLGKDYIGSMKIYFMFAIISWILGNIFVDKILNKLILANIPIAALSFALLAGFYWQKASRNGAIISIILGFVWGIGCYLYFSEEGGYTWYWAAYGIPIIFLSGIIGSILFPQTEEEKKSLEKFNQRMSHTTKS, from the coding sequence ATGGAGATAGTAATTTTCATAACAATCCTCATTGGATTTATATTTATAGGTTATAAAGAATCAAAATATGTAAAAGATGACTCTTCCTATTTACTTGCAAACAGAAAAACAGGTTTATTTGCATTAGTCGCTACACTTGTAATGACTGAATTTAACACTTCTACTTTGCTTGGTTTTTCTTCTGCTGGGTATTCGGTAGGTCTGTGGGGACTAACGCTTCCATTTGTTTTTTTATTCGGATTAGGATTTTATACGATTACAGTTTCAAAAAAATGGAAAAAACTAAATGGGATGAGTGTCGCAGAACTATTTACATTACGTTACGGTAAAGGGGTTGGAACTACCGCCAGTCTTTTCCTTATAACTGCAATGATCGGTTTTAGTGCTACTTACATAAAGTCAATGACTCTAATCTTTCAGCCTTTTTTGCCCAATTTGAATCCATTTATTTTGAGTGCTGGACTTGTATCTATCGTACTTTTTATGACACTTAGAGGCGGATTAGTTTCTGTTATTAACACGGACATTTTTGGATTTTTGGGGACAATAGTAATTATCCCTTTACTTTTTTATTTTGTGTATTCCCAAAAAAATATTTCAACAGAAGAGATGATTCGAGTTTTCCCAGCAGAGTCTACGAATGCGTTACCGATTCGTTATATTGGATCCTTAGTAATTTTAACTATGTTTACTTATATTGCTGCACCTTGGTATGGACAAAAAATTTTTGCGGCCGCTTCCGAAAAAACAGCTTTCCTTGCAGTCGGAATTTCGAGCATTCTAGTATTTGCACTTTACGGTTTCCCAATATTAGCCTTAACATATCTCAAATTAAACGGAGTAGTCCTAACAAATCCAGAGGAAGGGATTCCGTATATTATTAAAAATTATTTTCCGACGGGGCTAAAGGCGGCAGCATTTGCAATTTTATTTGCTGCTGCGGCCACAACTCTCTCCGGAATTTGGAGTGCTCTTACAACTATGCTTGTAGGTGACTACCTATTATCCTCAAAAAATCCAACTCTTGGAAAAGACTATATTGGTAGTATGAAAATTTATTTTATGTTTGCCATTATCTCTTGGATCTTAGGGAATATTTTTGTAGATAAAATTTTAAATAAACTCATTCTTGCAAACATTCCAATCGCAGCACTTTCCTTTGCATTATTAGCAGGTTTTTATTGGCAAAAAGCCTCTCGAAACGGTGCTATTATTAGTATTATTTTAGGATTTGTTTGGGGGATCGGATGTTACCTCTATTTTAGTGAAGAAGGCGGTTACACTTGGTATTGGGCTGCCTACGGAATTCCGATAATTTTTTTAAGCGGAATAATTGGTTCGATACTATTTCCTCAAACGGAAGAAGAAAAAAAATCACTTGAAAAATTCAATCAAAGAATGAGTCATACCACTAAATCATGA
- a CDS encoding CDP-alcohol phosphatidyltransferase family protein, translating to MKQLLLIPNILTLSRILLLFPAIYFLQNSQFRIATIIIVLLLLTDFLDGFLARKLNQTSYLGAILDPVADKIVVIVFFIHLLWANAASPIYSGIVLTRDILQLTAIPVLLLWKQIEFKVKPNKIAKLGTALNFIILALYEINFMLGKIPVLYMNIKTKMQFVNLYGLAPLILISMAIELYILATFIPRFHQIFVGKHDTFE from the coding sequence ATGAAACAATTATTATTAATACCTAATATACTTACTTTATCCAGAATTCTATTATTATTTCCAGCGATTTACTTCTTACAAAATTCGCAATTTCGAATCGCAACAATCATTATCGTTCTATTATTACTAACTGATTTTTTAGATGGATTCTTAGCTAGAAAATTGAATCAGACTTCCTATCTTGGCGCAATTCTTGATCCCGTTGCAGACAAAATTGTTGTAATTGTTTTTTTCATTCATCTATTATGGGCGAATGCCGCATCTCCAATTTACTCAGGAATTGTTTTAACCCGAGACATTTTACAACTTACTGCGATTCCTGTACTTCTTCTGTGGAAACAAATCGAATTCAAAGTAAAACCAAATAAAATTGCAAAACTAGGAACAGCACTCAATTTTATAATTTTAGCACTCTACGAAATTAATTTCATGTTAGGAAAAATTCCCGTCCTTTACATGAATATCAAAACTAAAATGCAATTTGTCAATTTATATGGATTAGCCCCACTTATTCTAATTTCTATGGCGATAGAACTTTATATTTTAGCTACATTTATTCCTCGATTTCATCAAATTTTTGTGGGTAAACACGATACATTCGAATAA